A region of Thiofilum sp. DNA encodes the following proteins:
- the murQ gene encoding N-acetylmuramic acid 6-phosphate etherase, which translates to MNTEAIDPKYSELDLQTTDNLVSTFIDDQFLAIQVVKHAQAAIAQAVDAAVQRLEQGGRLIYVGAGTSGRLGVLDSTELLPTFSWPAERAVGVMAGGISAYLKAVEGAEDDTESALQALTAIELKAQDVVILLAASGKTPFTVRALYHARSLGALTIGIANNPNTALINEAEIGVLLATGAEVIAGSTRLKAGTAQKVALNTLSSAIMVKLHKVYGNLMVDMQPTNHKLAQRALRIVMAATGADQMSAQRVLGAADHNVKAAIVSLLTHLEPSVARERLIKARGNIRQALAQ; encoded by the coding sequence ATGAATACTGAAGCGATTGACCCTAAGTACTCTGAGCTAGATTTACAGACTACCGATAACTTAGTAAGTACCTTTATTGATGATCAATTCTTGGCAATTCAAGTGGTTAAGCATGCGCAGGCTGCAATCGCTCAAGCCGTAGATGCGGCAGTTCAGCGTTTAGAGCAGGGGGGGCGCTTGATCTATGTGGGAGCGGGTACGTCGGGACGTTTAGGAGTATTAGATAGCACAGAATTATTACCGACCTTTTCTTGGCCTGCTGAGCGTGCTGTCGGTGTGATGGCAGGGGGTATCAGTGCTTATTTAAAAGCAGTGGAGGGAGCGGAGGATGATACCGAGTCAGCGCTTCAGGCTTTAACGGCTATTGAGCTTAAAGCACAGGATGTGGTTATTTTGCTTGCGGCTTCGGGTAAAACTCCGTTTACGGTGCGTGCCTTATATCATGCACGTAGCCTAGGTGCTCTCACTATTGGTATAGCTAATAATCCTAATACAGCTCTTATCAATGAGGCAGAAATTGGTGTTTTATTGGCAACCGGTGCAGAGGTGATTGCTGGTAGCACACGCCTTAAAGCGGGAACCGCACAAAAGGTAGCATTAAACACCTTATCTAGTGCCATTATGGTGAAGCTGCATAAGGTGTATGGCAATCTCATGGTCGATATGCAGCCGACCAATCACAAATTAGCACAACGGGCGCTGCGTATTGTTATGGCTGCAACAGGCGCTGATCAGATGAGTGCACAACGAGTGTTAGGTGCAGCCGATCATAATGTTAAAGCCGCTATCGTGTCATTACTAACACACTTAGAGCCATCTGTCGCCCGTGAGCGTTTAATAAAGGCAAGAGGTAATATACGCCAAGCGTTGGCTCAGTAA
- a CDS encoding 2OG-Fe(II) oxygenase, with protein sequence MSDLAQLDPRFFRSTDDKNHLLEKSNPIITTKKLTFHLLNQLLYGDILAIRIPDFYSIDQCQILQSNLDQHSNKISKYDNAPELDIYRFGLSYFETRFNAKLIDQYFRQAHFHLYDMDQLCQPAANPLRDFLQVLDQAWPHGAKPQQLSDKLMMPGLIRILHEHQAFSPHQDLLHRDIPQLPKHEHPISQLAINLYIQNFQTGGELELWDYAPDDEVANTLYTGTHDFYDRAKLPPVAATLTPQAGELILFQSSKVHAVNKGQGGKRIAFSCFSAFRGINKPLSYWI encoded by the coding sequence ATGAGTGATTTAGCACAACTGGACCCGCGCTTTTTTCGATCTACTGATGACAAAAATCATCTTCTAGAAAAATCAAACCCTATTATTACCACCAAAAAACTTACCTTCCATTTGTTAAATCAATTATTATATGGTGATATATTAGCCATAAGAATTCCTGATTTTTACTCTATTGACCAATGTCAAATATTACAAAGCAATCTAGATCAACACTCTAACAAAATCAGCAAATATGATAATGCTCCAGAGCTTGATATTTATCGCTTTGGTCTCTCCTACTTTGAAACTCGTTTTAATGCTAAATTAATTGATCAATATTTTAGACAAGCACATTTTCATTTATATGACATGGATCAGCTCTGTCAGCCTGCCGCTAATCCCTTACGGGACTTTTTACAGGTTTTAGATCAAGCTTGGCCGCATGGTGCTAAACCGCAGCAATTATCAGATAAATTAATGATGCCCGGACTGATAAGAATTTTGCATGAGCACCAAGCCTTCTCACCGCATCAAGATTTACTCCATCGTGATATACCCCAACTGCCCAAGCATGAGCACCCTATTAGCCAACTAGCAATTAATCTATATATACAAAACTTCCAAACTGGTGGGGAGTTGGAGTTATGGGATTATGCCCCTGACGATGAGGTCGCTAATACACTGTATACAGGCACACATGACTTTTATGACCGCGCCAAACTGCCTCCAGTAGCTGCTACCCTAACGCCACAGGCAGGCGAATTGATCTTATTTCAATCTAGTAAAGTACATGCTGTTAATAAGGGACAAGGTGGCAAACGGATCGCTTTTTCCTGCTTTTCGGCTTTTCGTGGTATCAATAAACCCCTAAGCTATTGGATTTAA
- a CDS encoding diguanylate cyclase: MAEMMSLILVIGIISYLASFLLLWLSRDVADTPQGVDSWRLAALAGAIGYMGLLFYNATYPKHAELIYNIALLFWAVFLYIGGHHRLEKPVRQEFLLYLTGTVASLLMAFSLVWPMFFVSNTILALYIGVLNLHLGYIFIKENKEKRIVRNILGACLITSGLHWFDYPFFRYNPVVGPFGFLLCSTLSIIITTLVVKIVLKDFYEKMRAAEQKAINQAFHDPLTGVHNRAYLEQQFPRFLQETKARNQDLALVFCDLNKFKAINDTYGHHVGDMALTIFAKRIRSAARQDDLVIRLGGDEFVILLGQLEYANYQLVTEFITRLVTNMMHPMTIDGIQHTLSSSIGVSYLSKHGDNLEQLLEFADQAMYADKMMRKRNELSAQIKPITLPSQLSAINTHEEKSHSI; the protein is encoded by the coding sequence ATGGCAGAAATGATGAGCCTCATCTTAGTGATAGGAATTATTAGCTATCTGGCAAGCTTCTTATTGTTATGGCTATCCAGAGACGTAGCAGATACTCCTCAAGGGGTAGACTCTTGGCGACTAGCCGCTTTAGCAGGTGCTATCGGCTATATGGGTCTATTGTTTTATAATGCCACCTACCCCAAACATGCTGAGCTTATTTATAATATAGCCTTGTTATTCTGGGCAGTATTTTTGTATATTGGTGGGCATCATCGACTAGAAAAACCTGTACGCCAAGAGTTTTTACTGTATCTTACTGGTACAGTAGCCTCTCTCCTGATGGCTTTTAGCCTTGTCTGGCCTATGTTCTTTGTGTCTAATACTATTCTAGCTCTTTATATTGGTGTGCTCAATTTACATTTAGGCTATATCTTTATTAAAGAAAATAAAGAAAAAAGAATCGTGCGCAATATTTTAGGAGCTTGTTTAATCACCAGTGGACTGCACTGGTTTGACTATCCTTTCTTTAGATATAATCCTGTCGTTGGACCATTTGGCTTTCTACTTTGCTCAACTTTATCTATTATTATTACCACTTTAGTAGTTAAAATCGTCTTAAAAGATTTCTACGAGAAAATGCGGGCGGCTGAACAGAAAGCCATCAATCAAGCTTTTCATGATCCACTGACAGGGGTTCATAACCGAGCTTATTTAGAGCAACAATTTCCTAGATTCCTGCAAGAAACCAAAGCTCGGAATCAAGATCTTGCTCTAGTATTTTGTGATCTTAATAAATTTAAAGCCATTAATGATACCTATGGTCATCACGTAGGTGATATGGCATTGACTATTTTTGCTAAACGTATCCGCTCTGCTGCTAGGCAAGATGATTTAGTGATACGCCTTGGTGGGGATGAGTTTGTTATCTTACTAGGTCAATTGGAATACGCTAATTATCAATTAGTTACCGAGTTTATTACTCGTTTAGTCACTAATATGATGCATCCGATGACTATTGACGGTATCCAACATACTTTATCTAGCAGTATTGGTGTGTCTTATTTATCCAAGCATGGTGATAACTTGGAGCAACTACTAGAATTTGCTGATCAGGCTATGTATGCCGATAAAATGATGCGTAAGCGTAATGAGCTGTCTGCACAAATCAAACCCATAACTTTACCCTCTCAATTATCAGCAATAAATACTCATGAAGAAAAAAGCCACTCTATTTAA
- a CDS encoding IS4 family transposase: MDLSDGLRDSLKAHLSWGKPRLDCFVGMLHTLLSARQMNLALLAVHIDSDTDIGSRYRRMQRFFSQVFFNYNDIAHFLMGMFAFSGQQYYLTLDRTNWKWGKSNLNLLTLAVVYQGAAIPVYWMVLNKRGNSNQRERIALLQRFISQFGRNNILGVLADREFIGGQWWKWLSSKEIPYLIRIKGNQLMTDKHKKEAHVRSLFANLKPGKRRVLRHRRDVSGEWVWLSGSKLPSGELLIIASNHYTADPIGTYRLRWEIENLFQCLKGRGFHMEATHFTKPLASKR; the protein is encoded by the coding sequence ATGGATCTGAGCGATGGACTACGTGACAGTTTAAAAGCCCACTTGAGTTGGGGCAAGCCCCGTTTGGATTGTTTTGTGGGAATGCTGCATACTTTGCTGAGTGCGCGACAAATGAATTTGGCGTTGTTGGCGGTACACATAGATTCTGACACCGACATTGGTTCCCGCTATCGACGGATGCAACGCTTTTTTAGCCAAGTGTTCTTTAATTACAATGACATTGCCCATTTTCTTATGGGAATGTTCGCCTTTAGTGGTCAACAATACTACCTCACACTCGACAGAACCAACTGGAAATGGGGCAAATCCAACCTCAATCTCCTGACTTTGGCGGTTGTTTACCAAGGTGCGGCTATCCCCGTTTACTGGATGGTGTTGAACAAACGCGGTAATTCTAACCAACGTGAACGTATTGCCCTGCTGCAACGATTTATCAGCCAATTCGGGCGCAACAACATCTTGGGTGTGTTGGCTGACCGTGAGTTTATTGGTGGTCAATGGTGGAAGTGGTTGTCTTCCAAAGAGATTCCCTACTTGATTCGTATCAAGGGTAATCAGTTGATGACCGACAAACACAAAAAAGAGGCGCATGTCCGCTCGCTGTTTGCCAACCTCAAGCCGGGTAAACGGCGCGTTCTCCGTCACCGTCGCGACGTTAGCGGGGAATGGGTTTGGCTCAGTGGCTCAAAGCTGCCCAGTGGTGAGTTGTTGATTATCGCCAGCAACCACTACACGGCTGATCCCATTGGCACTTATCGGCTACGTTGGGAAATTGAAAACCTGTTCCAATGCTTGAAAGGGCGTGGTTTTCACATGGAAGCCACTCACTTCACCAAACCCCTCGCATCAAAAAGATGA
- a CDS encoding ribokinase, producing the protein MTIFNYGSINIDHVYRVPHLVQPGETLASSSYQALLGGKGANQSVALARAGAKVRHIGRYGENDQWVLERLESFGVDCHLVAATNTPSGHAIIQVDDQAENCIILYAGANHTFQPQELPHLLTEAQKGDWLLLQNECSCTAEMMSLAAQHGLKVAFNPAPMTEAVAQLPLESLSLLVVNEVEVLQLLQLEHFDLSQVTERLTTHYPALAVIVTLGAKGAVWVDQYQVIEVPALPVKAVDTTAAGDTFIGFTLAALSQGRGIQYALELGCKAAALCVQRVGAAQSIPSLEEVLA; encoded by the coding sequence ATGACTATTTTTAATTATGGTTCGATTAATATTGATCATGTCTATCGAGTGCCGCATTTGGTACAACCCGGTGAGACCCTCGCAAGCTCATCGTACCAAGCCTTATTGGGGGGTAAAGGCGCTAATCAATCAGTGGCTTTAGCTCGTGCTGGAGCTAAGGTGCGTCATATCGGGCGTTATGGTGAGAATGATCAATGGGTACTAGAGCGCCTTGAGAGCTTTGGGGTTGATTGTCATTTGGTTGCAGCGACTAATACGCCGAGTGGTCATGCCATTATTCAAGTGGATGATCAGGCAGAAAATTGCATTATTCTGTATGCAGGCGCTAACCATACTTTTCAACCGCAAGAGTTACCTCATTTATTAACAGAAGCGCAAAAAGGCGATTGGTTACTGTTACAAAATGAATGTAGTTGCACCGCTGAAATGATGTCATTGGCGGCACAACACGGTTTAAAGGTCGCCTTTAATCCCGCACCTATGACCGAAGCGGTAGCACAATTACCCTTAGAGTCACTTAGTTTATTAGTCGTGAATGAGGTAGAAGTGTTGCAGCTATTACAATTAGAGCATTTTGATTTGAGCCAAGTGACTGAGCGCCTAACGACTCATTATCCAGCACTAGCAGTGATTGTGACGCTTGGGGCGAAAGGAGCAGTATGGGTAGATCAGTATCAAGTGATTGAAGTCCCTGCCTTACCCGTCAAAGCGGTGGATACTACGGCTGCGGGTGATACTTTTATTGGTTTTACTTTAGCTGCTTTAAGTCAGGGACGCGGTATTCAATATGCTTTAGAGCTAGGTTGTAAAGCAGCAGCGCTGTGTGTACAACGAGTCGGGGCGGCACAAAGTATTCCGAGCTTAGAAGAGGTGTTGGCATGA